Proteins found in one Synergistetes bacterium HGW-Synergistetes-1 genomic segment:
- a CDS encoding RND transporter → MMKKINIAVISIFILLMAGSVFAENAPQQNADIELSEGKWIEMTHRYPIPAMSGDVLSEPDPEMLAKWWESLNDEILTQLVEWSLQSNRDLASARSKVTEARAALGINKAALLPWLDNTDYWYNSRTPVETGGKGKGVDVYKLGIDASWEIDIFGGRRETVKAGAASLEAQYASLHAAWVSLSAEVALNYLTLRTLQERLLIAESNLALQEDTLEMLQSRVDAGLSDHLALNQSKYTLEQTKAEIPPIQKSIEEVKNNLAVLTGRVPGSLDQLLSERKPLPKLDQKMMTGIPANSLRQRPDIFAAERQLVAQIARKKSAKADLWPKFYLIGSIGTEALDTGSLFEGPNKVYSFGPKIVWPIFHAGAIRNNIKVQTARQEQYLAAYEQTVLKAVAEVRNALTAGIEERKRNDALRRGREAAQTALDVANDKYRNGLTDFNNVINAQRALLSLSEATAISDGQITSDSVMLFKALGGGWAPISEEYDTSAVNK, encoded by the coding sequence ATGATGAAAAAGATCAATATAGCGGTAATTTCCATATTCATCCTTCTTATGGCAGGTTCTGTTTTTGCTGAAAATGCTCCTCAGCAAAACGCTGATATCGAACTTAGTGAAGGGAAATGGATAGAGATGACCCATAGGTACCCTATCCCTGCGATGTCTGGTGATGTTTTAAGCGAGCCCGATCCCGAAATGCTGGCAAAATGGTGGGAGTCCTTGAATGATGAGATACTCACACAGCTTGTTGAATGGTCACTGCAGAGCAACAGGGATCTGGCTTCTGCCCGTTCAAAAGTGACAGAGGCGAGGGCCGCACTTGGGATAAACAAAGCCGCACTTTTGCCATGGCTTGACAACACTGACTACTGGTACAACTCTAGAACTCCTGTCGAGACAGGAGGTAAGGGTAAAGGTGTTGATGTATATAAGTTAGGTATAGATGCGTCATGGGAGATAGACATTTTTGGCGGAAGAAGAGAGACGGTTAAAGCGGGAGCAGCTTCTCTGGAGGCACAGTATGCATCACTGCATGCCGCCTGGGTCTCCCTTTCTGCTGAGGTTGCACTGAACTATCTGACACTCCGGACTCTTCAGGAGAGGCTTCTTATTGCAGAGAGCAACCTGGCCCTTCAGGAAGATACGCTGGAAATGCTTCAGTCAAGGGTAGATGCAGGACTGAGCGACCACCTTGCGCTTAACCAGTCCAAATACACACTTGAACAGACAAAAGCTGAAATACCCCCTATACAAAAAAGTATTGAGGAGGTCAAAAATAATCTCGCAGTGCTTACTGGAAGGGTCCCCGGAAGTCTTGACCAGTTGCTCAGCGAAAGAAAACCGCTCCCTAAGCTTGATCAAAAAATGATGACAGGTATTCCGGCAAACAGCCTCCGTCAGAGACCGGACATATTTGCCGCTGAGCGTCAGCTCGTTGCACAGATAGCCCGGAAAAAATCGGCAAAGGCTGATCTTTGGCCTAAGTTCTACCTGATTGGCTCCATAGGTACAGAAGCTCTTGATACCGGAAGCCTTTTTGAAGGCCCCAACAAAGTATATTCATTCGGACCAAAGATAGTCTGGCCAATTTTCCATGCAGGTGCCATCAGGAATAATATCAAAGTCCAGACAGCAAGGCAGGAACAGTACCTTGCCGCATACGAACAGACAGTACTCAAAGCCGTGGCTGAGGTCAGGAATGCCCTGACCGCAGGCATAGAGGAAAGAAAAAGGAACGATGCGCTCAGGAGGGGGAGAGAGGCTGCACAGACAGCGCTCGATGTAGCTAATGACAAGTACAGGAACGGACTTACCGATTTTAACAATGTCATAAACGCACAGAGAGCACTCCTTTCCCTGTCAGAAGCGACTGCGATAAGCGACGGACAGATTACATCTGATTCAGTAATGCTCTTTAAAGCTCTGGGCGGCGGATGGGCCCCTATCAGCGAAGAATATGATACTTCTGCAGTGAACAAGTAG
- a CDS encoding LPS biosynthesis protein WbpP: MKPTRSALITGGAGFIGSHMADELISDGWKVTVLDNLITGKRENLEHLSNDPSLRFVEGDVSDKDLLKKLLEGIDAVFHFAAMVSVPLSIEKPEECHLNNVTAFSDLIIALKDMKIPLIYASSAAVYGNRSEGLRHEGEIPLPMSPYGASKAINEIQACSAARVWGLDCVGFRFFNVYGPRQDPFGSYASVIPRFCHALSSGGSPVVFGDGTQTRDFVYVRDLTSVLLKMCKRAHQNRGRVFNLATGKSMTVNELLKLISEIMGSDVKEVRLPERPGDIKISSADISLLTEALGKTEFTEIMCALSDTADWYKDNYKK; encoded by the coding sequence ATGAAACCGACCAGATCTGCTTTGATAACAGGGGGGGCCGGATTTATTGGCTCGCACATGGCTGACGAACTCATTTCTGACGGGTGGAAGGTCACTGTGCTCGATAACCTGATTACCGGAAAGAGAGAGAATTTGGAACACCTGTCTAACGACCCTTCGCTCAGATTCGTTGAGGGAGATGTCTCAGATAAAGATCTTCTGAAGAAACTGCTGGAGGGCATAGATGCAGTCTTCCACTTTGCAGCCATGGTCTCCGTACCGCTGTCGATAGAAAAGCCCGAAGAGTGTCATCTCAATAATGTAACAGCTTTCAGTGATCTGATCATAGCTTTGAAAGACATGAAGATCCCTCTCATATATGCGAGTTCTGCGGCAGTTTACGGCAACAGAAGTGAGGGGCTGAGGCACGAGGGAGAGATCCCTCTGCCAATGTCGCCGTATGGAGCAAGCAAAGCCATAAACGAAATACAGGCATGTTCTGCTGCAAGAGTCTGGGGGCTGGATTGTGTCGGGTTCAGGTTCTTTAACGTCTATGGCCCGAGGCAGGATCCATTTGGCTCATATGCGTCTGTAATACCGAGGTTTTGTCATGCGCTTTCTTCCGGAGGAAGCCCCGTGGTTTTCGGAGACGGCACCCAGACAAGGGATTTCGTATACGTCAGGGATCTGACGTCGGTACTCCTGAAGATGTGTAAGAGAGCACACCAAAACAGGGGACGAGTCTTTAATCTTGCTACCGGAAAGAGTATGACGGTAAACGAACTATTGAAACTTATCTCTGAGATAATGGGTTCAGATGTCAAAGAAGTGAGGCTTCCTGAGAGACCGGGAGACATAAAGATAAGCAGTGCTGATATCTCTCTCCTTACCGAAGCCCTGGGAAAAACAGAATTTACCGAAATCATGTGTGCACTCTCTGATACTGCGGACTGGTACAAGGATAATTATAAAAAATAA